One stretch of Francisella sp. LA112445 DNA includes these proteins:
- the rplM gene encoding 50S ribosomal protein L13: MKTFTAKPSNIKREWLLIDATDKTLGRLATEVAMILRGKNKPEYTPHMDTGDYVVIVNAEKVTVTGNKRKGKIYHHHTGYIGGIKSVSFEKLIATHPERAIEKAVKGMLPRTPLGRAMFKKLKVYAGENHPHTAQQPQAHNI, encoded by the coding sequence ATGAAAACGTTTACTGCAAAACCATCAAATATCAAAAGAGAATGGCTTTTGATTGATGCTACAGATAAAACTTTAGGTCGTCTAGCTACAGAAGTAGCAATGATCCTAAGAGGTAAAAACAAGCCAGAATATACTCCTCATATGGATACTGGTGACTATGTTGTTATCGTTAATGCTGAGAAAGTAACTGTAACTGGTAACAAAAGAAAAGGTAAAATTTACCACCACCACACAGGCTATATTGGCGGTATCAAATCAGTATCTTTTGAGAAGCTAATAGCAACTCATCCAGAAAGAGCTATTGAAAAAGCTGTAAAAGGTATGCTTCCTAGAACTCCACTAGGTCGTGCAATGTTCAAAAAGTTAAAGGTTTATGCAGGTGAAAATCACCCACATACAGCTCAACAACCTCAAGCTCACAATATTTAA
- the budA gene encoding acetolactate decarboxylase produces MKKLLLILGLLTISNYLFASNIIYQAGTITSLTNGIYSSDTSLKDLESKGQYGLGTIEGAKGEMIIFKDKAYLSDISGKAIPLKGNITVPFADVFSFSKPQISTNYNSLTISKILSIIKNKLYGDNYFYIIKITGKFSKIHARTIPPAQKGYTLSQWITKNQKFHDLKNVEGTLIGIYSPKYLSSVAVPGFHFHFITKDNSHVYHVYSFQSAQVNAQIEKVNNFQIILPDTKKYQNTNIENFSHDTISKMEEGK; encoded by the coding sequence ATGAAAAAATTACTACTAATATTAGGTCTTTTAACTATTTCAAATTACTTATTTGCTTCAAATATAATCTATCAAGCAGGTACAATAACATCATTAACAAACGGTATATACTCTAGTGACACATCTCTAAAAGATTTAGAAAGTAAAGGTCAATATGGCCTTGGAACAATAGAGGGTGCTAAAGGTGAAATGATAATATTTAAAGATAAAGCTTACCTTAGCGATATTAGTGGCAAAGCAATACCTCTAAAAGGAAATATCACCGTTCCATTCGCGGATGTGTTTAGTTTCTCAAAACCACAAATAAGCACTAATTATAATAGTTTAACTATCTCAAAGATACTATCTATCATCAAAAACAAATTATATGGAGATAATTATTTTTATATAATTAAGATTACTGGAAAATTCTCAAAAATTCATGCTAGAACAATTCCACCAGCTCAAAAAGGATATACTTTAAGCCAGTGGATTACTAAAAATCAAAAATTCCATGATTTAAAAAATGTTGAAGGAACTCTTATAGGCATATATAGTCCGAAATATTTATCTAGTGTAGCAGTTCCAGGATTCCATTTTCATTTTATAACGAAAGATAACTCTCATGTTTATCATGTATATAGTTTTCAGTCAGCTCAAGTTAATGCTCAAATAGAAAAAGTAAATAACTTCCAAATTATACTTCCAGATACTAAAAAATATCAAAACACCAATATAGAGAATTTCAGCCACGATACAATTAGTAAAATGGAAGAAGGCAAATAA
- a CDS encoding PTS sugar transporter subunit IIA produces the protein MNLKALIDKKNIILNLNIESKKRLIEFIANRLAVSYPEIDEDSVLRSIYSRERIGNTYIGKNIYIPHCRVKNLDTTKIIIVTLKNTYHDDSVDEDIKMAIGVFFPDNISEIHIELLKQLALFIKADTTQKYFDQVKTVDDLYKLITSTYNG, from the coding sequence ATGAATTTAAAAGCTCTTATAGATAAAAAGAATATTATCTTAAACCTTAATATCGAATCTAAAAAACGTCTGATCGAATTTATTGCTAATAGACTAGCCGTATCATATCCTGAGATTGATGAAGATTCTGTGCTTAGAAGTATTTATAGCAGAGAAAGGATAGGTAATACCTACATTGGTAAAAATATTTATATTCCTCACTGTAGGGTTAAAAATTTGGACACAACTAAGATAATTATAGTAACACTTAAAAACACATACCATGATGACTCTGTTGATGAGGATATAAAAATGGCAATAGGGGTATTTTTCCCCGATAATATTTCTGAAATTCATATAGAATTATTAAAACAGCTGGCTTTATTTATTAAGGCTGATACAACACAAAAATATTTTGATCAAGTAAAAACGGTCGATGATTTATATAAGTTAATTACTAGTACATATAATGGATAG
- the rnhB gene encoding ribonuclease HII, which yields MIILGIDEAGRGPLSGPVVAAGVILDSNNSIEGLNDSKKLSDKKRELLYEEIISKAKAYSIVEISPQEIDDLNILQATLKAMKQVADSLVGQFDKALVDGNRLPQWGYQSEAIVKGDSKVLEISAASILAKVYRDRICLEHDKVYPEYGFAKHKGYPTKDHLEKIKQYGVLDIHRKSYKPVANLLKSD from the coding sequence ATGATTATTTTAGGTATAGATGAGGCTGGAAGAGGTCCTCTTTCAGGTCCAGTTGTTGCTGCAGGAGTTATATTAGATAGTAATAACAGTATTGAAGGATTGAATGACTCTAAAAAGCTCAGCGATAAAAAACGTGAACTACTATATGAGGAAATTATTTCAAAAGCAAAAGCTTACTCAATAGTTGAGATTTCACCTCAAGAGATAGATGATTTAAATATCTTACAGGCAACTTTAAAAGCGATGAAACAAGTTGCTGATAGTTTAGTAGGGCAATTTGATAAAGCTTTAGTTGATGGTAATAGACTACCACAGTGGGGTTATCAATCTGAAGCAATAGTAAAAGGTGATTCTAAAGTTCTAGAAATATCAGCAGCTTCTATATTGGCAAAGGTGTATAGAGATAGAATATGTCTAGAGCATGATAAAGTTTATCCTGAGTATGGTTTTGCTAAGCATAAAGGCTATCCAACTAAAGATCACTTAGAAAAGATAAAACAGTATGGTGTTTTAGATATCCATAGAAAAAGCTATAAGCCAGTTGCTAACTTATTGAAATCCGATTAA
- a CDS encoding ClpXP protease specificity-enhancing factor, which yields MAMLRAYIVKATYNWLVDHGFTPYVLIDTEYEDVVVPTNYIDEDKKILLDLSPQAVQNLNIDDNHITFEATFDGEPMSVNIPMEAVLEVFSKETEQGIYAREFGYGINVNEGEDDETANPKKVGESDTDNILTLD from the coding sequence ATGGCTATGCTTAGAGCCTATATAGTTAAGGCAACATACAATTGGTTAGTTGATCATGGTTTTACTCCATACGTACTTATTGATACAGAGTATGAAGATGTAGTAGTTCCAACAAACTATATAGATGAAGATAAAAAAATACTTTTAGACTTATCTCCACAAGCAGTTCAAAATCTAAATATAGATGATAACCATATAACATTCGAAGCTACTTTTGATGGCGAACCAATGTCTGTAAATATTCCTATGGAAGCTGTTTTAGAAGTATTTTCTAAAGAAACAGAGCAAGGAATATATGCTCGTGAATTTGGTTATGGAATCAATGTAAATGAAGGTGAAGATGATGAGACAGCTAACCCTAAAAAGGTTGGTGAATCAGATACTGACAACATTCTTACTTTAGATTAA
- a CDS encoding NAD(P)-binding protein, whose amino-acid sequence MSKINTVIIGGGISGISFSKKLNDLGIENLIIEKNKNGGCIDTQKYEDFWFEMGAHTIYNSYSDTINFIKSNNLTDSIITRKKHPFLLVKPNNQIESIFKNLNFFSLAYNYIKNRKISKNDKTVKQYTSKLFGKDNYDNTLKYCFNAVLSQDSQDFPMEYLFKKYDRDTSIPRSFTLKDGLSSIIENSQLNSVKGNVLKISYEDNQWLVTTDKASYTAQRVCLATPWNVTKELLIEILPNIAKHKYSPTMSELTSIGIVVDKIRLSHIKNLAGLIGKEQFFFSAVSRDVVDDPNYRAIVFHCHTNATTEELIEKITKLLKIDQSDILHSYQKTNLLPCYHSNHSIFLEDLENELSQISDLYITGNFFDRLAIENCIRRSNKEADRLVSS is encoded by the coding sequence ATGAGTAAAATTAATACAGTAATTATCGGTGGTGGAATATCAGGAATTAGCTTTTCAAAAAAGCTAAATGATTTAGGTATCGAAAATCTCATAATCGAGAAAAATAAAAATGGTGGTTGTATCGATACTCAAAAATATGAAGATTTTTGGTTTGAGATGGGAGCTCACACGATATACAATTCTTACTCTGATACGATAAATTTTATAAAATCAAACAATCTTACAGATAGCATTATTACTCGTAAAAAGCATCCTTTTTTATTAGTTAAACCAAACAATCAAATTGAAAGTATCTTCAAAAACTTAAACTTTTTTAGCCTTGCGTATAACTATATTAAAAACAGAAAAATATCTAAAAATGATAAAACTGTAAAACAGTACACCTCAAAGCTTTTTGGCAAAGACAATTACGATAATACATTAAAATATTGTTTTAATGCGGTACTTTCTCAAGATAGCCAAGACTTCCCTATGGAATATCTCTTTAAAAAATACGATAGAGATACAAGTATCCCAAGAAGCTTTACATTAAAAGATGGACTTTCGAGTATAATAGAAAACTCACAGCTAAACTCTGTTAAGGGTAATGTTTTAAAAATTTCTTATGAAGATAACCAATGGTTAGTCACTACAGATAAAGCTAGTTATACCGCCCAAAGAGTTTGTTTAGCAACTCCATGGAATGTAACGAAAGAACTTTTAATAGAAATATTGCCTAACATAGCTAAGCATAAATATTCACCAACAATGTCTGAACTTACAAGTATTGGAATAGTCGTTGACAAAATTAGACTTAGTCATATTAAGAACTTAGCCGGCTTGATTGGTAAAGAACAATTCTTCTTTTCTGCCGTTTCTAGAGATGTTGTTGATGATCCTAATTATAGAGCTATAGTTTTTCATTGTCATACTAATGCCACTACAGAGGAACTAATTGAAAAAATCACTAAACTTCTAAAAATAGATCAATCTGATATTCTACACTCATATCAAAAAACTAACTTACTACCCTGCTACCATAGTAATCACAGTATTTTCTTAGAAGATTTAGAAAATGAGCTTTCACAAATATCTGACTTATATATAACTGGAAACTTCTTCGATAGACTAGCTATTGAAAACTGTATTAGAAGGTCAAACAAAGAAGCTGACAGATTAGTTTCTAGTTAA
- the raiA gene encoding ribosome-associated translation inhibitor RaiA, producing the protein MNIQITGRHVEVTDAIKGYVDEKIGKVEHYFDHITSTKVILAVEKEQQVAEAIVIVPGSEFVAKAEDKDLYAAIDMLEDKLARQLKKHKNKMRCNHSTTPAHSE; encoded by the coding sequence ATGAATATTCAAATTACTGGTAGGCACGTAGAAGTTACTGATGCAATCAAAGGTTATGTGGATGAAAAAATAGGAAAAGTAGAGCATTACTTTGATCATATAACGTCTACGAAAGTTATCTTAGCTGTTGAGAAAGAGCAGCAAGTTGCTGAAGCTATAGTAATTGTACCTGGTAGTGAGTTTGTGGCAAAAGCTGAAGATAAGGATCTTTATGCAGCTATCGATATGCTAGAAGATAAGTTAGCACGTCAACTTAAGAAGCATAAAAATAAAATGAGATGTAATCATAGTACTACACCAGCTCATAGTGAATAA
- a CDS encoding RNA methyltransferase, translating into MDRLLKNIRIVLVEPSHSGNVGSTARAMLNMGLTNLWLVNPKKGIDDEAIALSCHATEVVKSAKIVDSLDDALEGIDYVVGTSARVRRVSLPIEPISKVATNILNKIQKSDEKVAILFGRERTGLLNEELLMSNVHAYIPSNEGYTSLNLAQAVQLVAYEIHKQMIEITDAKDVPEYNHLHKKASIKELQGLYQHLENSMIESGFLDKNKPGHVMDKLRRLFQRSELESQEVNILRGFLSSIDNKG; encoded by the coding sequence ATGGATAGATTACTAAAAAATATAAGAATAGTGCTTGTTGAACCATCTCATAGTGGAAATGTTGGTTCTACAGCAAGAGCAATGCTAAATATGGGATTAACAAATCTCTGGTTGGTGAATCCAAAGAAAGGTATAGATGATGAAGCTATTGCATTATCATGCCATGCTACAGAAGTAGTAAAAAGTGCAAAGATAGTTGATTCATTAGATGATGCATTAGAAGGTATTGATTATGTAGTTGGAACAAGTGCTAGGGTAAGAAGAGTTTCACTACCAATAGAACCTATATCAAAAGTAGCTACAAATATTCTAAATAAAATTCAAAAATCTGATGAAAAAGTTGCAATACTTTTTGGTCGTGAAAGAACAGGACTTTTGAATGAGGAGCTTTTGATGAGTAATGTACATGCCTATATTCCATCTAATGAAGGTTATACTTCGTTAAATTTAGCTCAAGCTGTTCAATTAGTTGCTTATGAAATACATAAACAGATGATTGAAATTACAGATGCTAAAGATGTTCCGGAATATAATCACTTACATAAAAAGGCTTCGATAAAAGAGTTACAAGGTCTTTATCAGCATCTTGAGAATAGCATGATAGAGTCAGGTTTTTTAGATAAAAATAAACCAGGTCATGTTATGGATAAGTTAAGAAGACTTTTTCAAAGAAGTGAGTTGGAAAGTCAAGAAGTAAATATTTTAAGAGGTTTCTTAAGTTCTATTGATAATAAGGGGTAG
- the rpsI gene encoding 30S ribosomal protein S9, which produces MSEYNYGTGRRKSSVARVFMKKGTGQFIVNGLPLEQYLCRETDCMVVKQPLELTNNTDNFDFKVTVKGGGTTGQAGAIRLGVTRALIEYDEDLKPALREAGFVTRDPRKVERKKPGLRKARRRRQFSKR; this is translated from the coding sequence ATGTCAGAATATAATTATGGTACAGGTCGTCGTAAAAGTTCTGTAGCTCGTGTATTTATGAAAAAAGGTACTGGTCAATTCATCGTTAATGGTCTTCCATTAGAGCAATACCTATGTCGTGAAACAGATTGCATGGTTGTTAAACAGCCTTTAGAACTTACTAACAATACAGATAACTTTGATTTTAAAGTAACTGTAAAAGGTGGTGGAACTACTGGTCAAGCTGGTGCTATCCGTCTTGGTGTTACTAGAGCTCTTATCGAGTATGATGAAGATCTTAAACCAGCTCTTCGTGAAGCAGGTTTCGTTACACGTGACCCTCGTAAAGTTGAGCGTAAAAAGCCTGGTCTTAGAAAAGCTCGTAGAAGAAGACAGTTCTCTAAGCGTTAA
- a CDS encoding glutathione S-transferase N-terminal domain-containing protein: protein MVLYTKKDDIYSDIVRMILSIKGANAKIVDVSDPNNSKHLEELNIITPNGNIPTLTTEDFAVYRLNVIIEAIEDLYPFPPMFPVFPKQRANARILLEHVNKTFLQNITSLQNPYLGEEEAEEIKKAMQKDLISTYRTIVNEREVNAESNPDAQNINVLTLIITFVFYYFIKLKISIPTKDKNIIKEIKELLSEPSFIKTIKGEGA from the coding sequence TTGGTTTTATACACAAAAAAGGATGATATCTATAGCGACATCGTACGCATGATACTATCTATCAAAGGTGCTAATGCGAAAATTGTAGATGTTTCAGATCCAAACAACTCAAAACATCTAGAAGAATTAAATATCATTACACCAAATGGCAATATTCCTACATTAACTACAGAAGACTTTGCTGTATATAGACTTAATGTAATTATAGAGGCTATTGAAGACTTATACCCTTTCCCTCCTATGTTTCCTGTTTTCCCAAAACAGCGAGCTAATGCGAGAATTCTATTAGAACACGTTAATAAAACATTCTTACAAAACATCACTTCTCTGCAAAATCCTTACTTAGGTGAAGAAGAAGCAGAGGAAATTAAAAAAGCGATGCAGAAAGATTTGATTAGCACATATAGAACAATTGTTAATGAAAGAGAAGTAAATGCTGAGAGCAATCCAGATGCTCAAAACATTAATGTTTTAACTCTAATAATAACTTTTGTTTTTTATTACTTCATTAAGTTAAAGATTTCTATTCCTACAAAAGATAAGAATATTATTAAAGAAATTAAAGAATTACTTAGTGAACCTAGTTTCATCAAAACTATCAAAGGAGAAGGAGCTTAA
- a CDS encoding GNAT family protein: MKISSDIENIKLRKANQHDVSFIVSLENDLDNSLYIGKWDYDTHKLALENNDIVYFIIQDHLAKDVGYVILTDLYNKHNSIHIKRIIIDASSKGKGYGKEALKLILDWIFKNTQAHRVWLDVKDFNSKAIHIYKSAGFVIEGTLRDCEFNTLINKYESFHIMSILREEYERNLN, encoded by the coding sequence ATGAAGATCTCATCAGATATTGAAAATATCAAGTTAAGAAAGGCTAATCAACATGATGTGAGCTTTATTGTAAGTCTAGAAAATGATCTCGACAATAGTTTATATATTGGTAAGTGGGATTATGATACTCATAAATTAGCATTAGAAAATAACGACATCGTATATTTTATAATACAAGATCATTTAGCTAAAGATGTTGGATATGTGATACTTACAGATTTATATAATAAGCATAATTCTATCCATATCAAACGTATTATTATTGATGCATCTAGTAAAGGTAAAGGCTATGGAAAAGAAGCTTTAAAGCTTATATTAGATTGGATCTTTAAAAATACTCAGGCTCATAGAGTGTGGTTAGATGTTAAAGATTTTAACTCTAAGGCTATCCATATTTATAAATCTGCTGGATTTGTTATAGAAGGTACTCTAAGAGATTGTGAATTTAATACTTTAATAAATAAATATGAATCATTTCATATAATGTCTATTCTTAGAGAAGAGTATGAAAGAAATTTAAATTAA